The Ipomoea triloba cultivar NCNSP0323 chromosome 4, ASM357664v1 DNA segment AATATCTAAGTGCTGAGAAGTTCGTACACTAAGAAAAGTAATTTAACTTTTcagaaagagttaatttcattttttgtcctaaatttataggtggcagtccacttttagtccttttttatcagaacatcatcatttggtcctagtattattgtgatattgtcattTTTGGTTCTATGTCAAGAAAATCATTGGattgtcgttaaatacaatgacattttgatcctTTTTATACACAGTAGGTttacccgctatattttttatgttaatttgttgaaaaattttaaaaattgaagccTTAAATGCTCTtgtgtttgacaaaatttaaactgttttgttgattgaggaccaaaaatggtcacataataatactaggatcaaaagtagatgttttgaaaaaaaaaatgactaaaagtgaactgtcaCCCATAAatttatgaccaaaaatgaaattaactattTCAGAAATTACCGAAGAGTTAATTGATTCATCTGAATTTGAGCAAGGTAGCATTCACCTTTGGTAATTAAGATGCATAATTAGCACATTAATTAAACACTCCATGCATGCACTTTCCCAAAAGTGCATTACTTGCAACTATTCGTAAGTTGCCTGTAAATTAAAGCACCATTGAAGAGTACTTTCTCCAAAGAGCACGTACCGGAAGGTGCTCAAACAACTTTTGACTTCAGTATACTTTGgaaatcaaatttttattttatctattaACCATTTTAAGCATACAATTTATCAATTTCTTTGTCTGACTACGAATAGTGCGAATCTATTTTGACCCGACTCAAATCAAACGTgaaccccatatatatatatatatatatatatatatatatatataNatatatatatatatatatatatatatatatatatatagagtccccATCAGATGCGGCCAGTCTCCCCCGTGCGACTGTGTGGCCTTATTTGCACCATTAGATcccatgatctaaggcttcatattaatccaaacaatatagGCGCCGATCTTTAGCTACGCGAACGGGGAGTATAATGTTggcaattcactacaatttcaaaataaCGTATactggtgtgttttaattttgttggtgcatttgaattgagtggtgtgtttcggtatggtggggaatggtgtgttttaatttgtccagtggtggattttataacgtataatggtgtgttttaattttgttgctgcatttgaattgagtggtgtatttcggtatggtggggaatggtgtgttttaatttgtccagtggtgcattttataacgtagagtgatgtgttttaatacacatggtggtgatttttacgagagtagttgcatttgttgtgtggtggttaagtggtgtgttttaatctaaaaactggtgcattttagtatgttgaatggtgtgttttaataatacgtttgttggtgttttctgtactctaaaattaccttcccacttacaattaccataaagcccccacttaagttacgcgaattaaacttcctaaatcctaatatataacctccaccgtcaGATCACCTCCATCCANNNNNNNNNNNNNNNNNNNNNNNNNNNNNNNNNNNNNNNNNNNNNNNNNNNNNNNNNNNNNNNNNNNNNNNNNNNNNNNNNNNNNNNNNNNNNNNNNNNNNNNNNNNNNNNNNNNNNNNNNNNNNNNNNNNNNNNNNNNNNNNNNNNNNNNNNNNNNNNNNNNNNNNNNNNNatatatatatatatatatatatatatatatatatatatatatatatgggtcacacttatgtgagaccgtctcacggatccttattcgtgagacgggtcgggtcgggtcaacgcaccatgcaaatgtcatacttatatgtccaaatctcatacttatatgctcaaatataacactaatcaaaaatacaatttttgttacttataagagaaaaagtaatacatttttcataataagtaatgttgacaagtgcctctcacttataagggcaaatataatacttttgagaaaaaatgtaatacttttaaatcgaaatgtaaaagtattgtattttcccttaaaagtattacatttaccctaaaaagtaacaaaaattttattcttgattagtattacatttgagcatatataagtatggcatttgtgcctataaatgttacatttgcatattaaCCCGACCCGTcccatggtgagacggtctcacacaagtttttgtctatatatatatacactacaaaATAGTCactcaaaattgatatttaactaAAATTTCAAACATGACTTTCACTCTTTAGTCTTGAATTAATATTTAAGATCTGTTACATAAAGCATTACTAGGGTCGCATTCGTAAATTAATCGTCAATCATGGTACATAAAGTTAATCTATTGTATATTTCTAGACTTTCAATTAATAGATTAGATACACTTTAGTTGTAGAGTTCATAATACTCATGGTGAATTCTGTTTAACCGTCCGCGATATAACGATTGGCTTTGCATTATCCCACGTCCTATCCCTGTGGCATAAAAATGGCCTCAACATTATACAACGTTGTAACAAATGTAAAATCTACCATCATATCACTTGAGAAACCTAAAGCGGTACCGCCTACATGCATGGAGctaaaattattatcttttcttcttgtaattctctctcatttttaaaaatagacacattatcatatttgtaattcattattattatttacatacattcttataatttcaattattgtttgttgaaataGAGTCACTTTgtgtcactaaaccacaaggtcattagTACGGTTGCTGTAATtcttttaactaaaaaataaatagataagtGATATGGACTTGCCGTATGAACTTGAAAGAGGGAAAATTGTTAGGATGAGTTGAGCCTAAGAGTCTGACTTACCACTCAAACTAAGGGGggaaattttaaatttgcaatgGTAATTTTTAgttattgcaaatttaaattACTCATTGCTAAGTTTAGCACATTAGCATGTTAGAGATTGTATTcaacataaaatttatttaagttgACGATAATTATAGTAATGCCACCATAATGGTAAAAATTGCAAAGTAAAATTGGTGttaattacaataatgtcacaacattttttaagttgacaataattacaataataatgccatcatttttttaaaaaaaaattgatttgatctGTTCGGTTTTACCGATGTAAGGTTGagattgattatatatatatggaattctaATGAAGCTAAGGTAGAAGAAATAATGTAAAAACCCACAAATGAGAGActaaacttaaaatattgtatACTTATAAGCCAATAAAAGAAGTCACTTAagattcaagaaaaataaaaagtgcaagtaataataataattttaaaatgcaaATAAATTGCCAATAAGGTTCAAGAAATCatcaagagaaaaaaaaaccacaaaaatggttatttatataaaagttttgtaccatctataatattttaattaaatgacatgattttgagttttgacaaatattatgaTGCTTATTTTCATTGGTCACGCATATATTAACTAATATaattactcaaaaaatatatataattatgagcTAATCAAAATTTAATCTGTATAATATAATCTGATTTAAAATTTACTTGTCCTAATAATGTGAACATCTCAGCAGAAAATGTCAAACGTGTCGTGGATTCTAATATCTCCTCCGAAGCTATTTGCAGTCgaatttgtaactttgtaataaTCAAGTCAGCATCTCAACCAATTTGGGTGGGGTTCTAATCAATTTCAACCCCTACTAATACTAATTAGTAGCTTGTTAGTGGGAAACATTTCTCTCTAGCTTGTTAGTGGGAAACATTTCTCTCCACATCCTAAATCATTAAAGTAAGTCTAATGTATGACTATCTAACATGAAAtgagtattatttatttgattagaaatgtaataatttttatgaattaaaaaaaaaagtttatattttCATGAAAAGGTATTTACGTTTCATGTTATATGTGTAAGTGCACacacaaaaaatggaatttaatTGAACAAAacttaggatgtgtttggttgacaggttctTAGAACATTACTATGGATTTTGATTGTCcaattaattgcaaaactcatttgAAAcccttcctcctcctcttccccaactattaataatcattctcattccaccatactaccaaagtaccaaacatgtaaaatactttcaccaaagtaaactcattactattactaagtatttgatacacATTCTAATTTCGATTCTcttgtgcgaaccaaacacatccttactACGCACGAGAAAATgactatgctatacaattcaacccCTTTTTAAaagctcttgtatatatagtggtgtaaATCTATTTTCCAAAACAATGGGGGACAAGTGTTTTTCCAAAGTATTTCCACATTTATTTTATAACTCAAATAAGTctactttgataatcaattctcattcacctattatcggttttgagcgtataatatatcgatttaTTCGTCTCACTATGAAGAGTgtaaatccactttgacccgacccaaattaaaaatagacccacatatatttgtaccacaaaatagtcacttacaTGCGAtgctaaaaattccaacaatatggactcaAACAAGAGTAAGTCAACCCACTATTAGTTGTTAAGGAAAAAATACTGCAAACTTATCCATCTCCTTAAAGTGCGCATAAGTGTTGGATAGTTCAATCAATAGACTTCATTATAAGAACACATGGTAATACATGTATATTAGGCTTTGGGAGGTTAATTATATACTACAGTATCAAAGTAAGTGATGTCGTTGTATTATAaggttttattcaatttaataatgtattttaattttgtttaatttagattttatatttaattttactgaTGTGTCATTGACATCAAGATTATGTGAATcaattcatatattattttatggaataaggatcaaataggccaccgaactacacacgaaactgcaattaggccatcgaacttaaaaACAATGCAtcactgaactacacaaattcacgcaaattaacccaaagtgacttgtttaaCCTGATCTTTTTGTTACCAATTTTAacccaaaaataattaattaaaattttatatatatatatatatatatatatatatatatatatatatatatatatatatatatatatatatataNNNNNNNNNNNNNNNNNNNNNNNNNNNNNNNNNNNNNNNNNNNNNNNNNNNNNNNNNNNNNNNNNNNNNNNNNNNNNNNNNNNNNNNNNNNNNNNNNNNNNNNNNNNNNNNNNNNNNNNNNNNNNNNNNNNNNNNNNNNNNNNNNNNNNNNNNNNNNNNNNNNNNNNNNNNNNNNNNNNNNNNNNNNNNNNNNNNNNNNNNNNNNNNNNNNNNNNNNNNNNNNNNNNNNNNNNNNNNNNNNNNNNNNNNNNNNNNNNNNNNNNNNNNNNNNNNNNNNNNNNNNNNNNNNNNNNNNNNNNNNNNNNNNNNNNNNNNNNNNNNNNNNNNNNNNNNNNNNNNNNNNNNNNNNNNNNNNNNNNNNNNNNNNNNNNNNNNNNNNNNNNNNNNNNNNNNNNNNNNNNNNNNNNNNNNNNNNNNNNNNNNNNNNNNNNNNNNNNNNNNNNNNNNNNNNNNNNNNNNNNNNNNNNNNNNNNNNNNNNNNNNNNNNNNNNNNNNNNNNNNNNNNNNNNNNNNNNNNNNNNNNNNNNNNNNNNNNNNNNNNNNNNNNNNNNNNNNNNNNNNNNNNNNNNNNNNNNNNNNNNNNNNNNNNNNNNNNNNNNNNNNNNNNNNNNNNNNNNNNNNNNNNNNNNNNNNNNNNNNNNNNNNNNNNNNNNNNNNNNNNNNNNNNNNNNNNNNNNNNNNNNNNNNNNNNNNNNNNNNNNNNNNNttatatatatatatatatatatatatatatatatatatatatatatatatatatatatatatatatatatataaacaagaaCAGCTGCCCGGAGACGAATCGTCTTCGTCCggcttcgtctccatggccaagAGATGAAGGAACCTTCGTCTGCCATGGAGACGAAGCggaccttcgtctccatggccaggaGAGGAAGCCCGCCGGAGACAATTCGTCTTCGGCTGGctgttcttgttttttttttttttttaattaattattttatttaaaattattttaaaatatttttttttaaattggtaaccggaagatcaggTCAAACAAGTGACTTTGGATtcatttgcatgaatttgtgtagttcagggtgTTTTTTaattcgatggcctaattgcagtttcgtgtatAGTTCGgtagcttatttgacccttattccttattttaaaatattaataaaataagtcaattccttttttggtcctggacttatagtggcaaagacaattttagtcctccataaaaaaatcAGACACTTAATGGACACAGTTATTGTGATgaggacaattttagtcctccgtctaTATTGTCCGTTAGATGACCGTTTGAGAGGGGACAATTGTGTCATTTCACAATAACCTCCGTCTGTATCCTCCCCTCCCCTCCGTTTCATACTCTTCCTCCATCAACCCCACCCGTTCTCGCCGCCTTACCCACACTCTTCCTCCCCCAACTCCGCCCTCTCTCTGTTCTCACAAATCCCAATCTCCCACAAAAACAAATATGAGCGAAGATTCCCAGAGAAATGATGGCGGAGCTCTCGTGGCCAAGCCGTCCGCCGCCGACGATCGGAAATATGCATCCCCGCCGGCGTCTTCTATTACCGTGTCCAAGAAGGTCATCATCAATAGTGCCGATATGAAGGACGATATGCAGAAAGAAGCCGTCGACATCGCTATTGCGGTAAGTAATTTCCTCTTTTCTCTCCAtcaatttctttattattattaaactcatcagttatatattgttgttattggCGTAATATGTATGTGAGTGAACGTGCAGGCATTTGAGAAGAACAGCTTGGAGAAGGATGTAGCTGAGCATATAAAGGAGTTCGATAAGAAGCATGACCCAATTTACCCGACTGCCATGGCCGCCGGACTCGGGTCAAGCACACAAACCTGAAGGATCGACTCCAAACCCTAGACAGCTATTGGTGAATCGTCCTCCTCTGTAAGAAGTGTATCAAATTTGTCAAttccacacaaatatgcacctaCTGCTTTAAGGAAACCGTGAATTTGGACTGTTTCCCATGCGGCCGCTGCAAAAGGTGTATGAGTGTATCCACTCTTTAACATCCACCAATTTGGGTTGCTTTgttagaatataattttttgggtgatttttataaaaaaaattaattattgagaaaaggaaaagaatttCTGCTATGATGGAGTTGCTGAATCTTTCTTTGGATTTATCCTGCTTTTCTTTCAATTATTTCTCCAATTTATAAAGCACTATATCTTGTTCTGTTGATTGGAGCTGAAAATTTCTCATTTCAATTGCTTTTTAGTATGCAGATTCTTTTGTCTTGTAACAGAGGCAGCAAGGAATCATTTGAACTGTTATTTGTGTTTGATTGAAAGCTACTTTTATTAGGTTAAAAGCTTAGGTTTCAGCTGATGGTCTGagaattttagaatttgttCTGGACTTCGGTTTTGAATTATTGACGAAGAGAATGGATTACATATGTGAATTTTGCGGGGAGCAGACATCTATTATGTATTGTCAGTCTGATGCAGCCAGCTTGTGTTTATACTATCGTGAGATGACACAATTGCCCCTTCTCAAACAGCCTCAAACAGCCATCTAACAGAGAATAtagacggaggactaaaattgtccccgTCACAATAACTGTGTCCATTAAGtgtctgattttttttatagaggactaaaattgtctttgccactataaatctagaaccaaaaaaggaattgactcttttaaaatttttaattaaaccaccaacatatcattacTATTAATCTATCCAAAATAAAGAATAACAATACTTGCAAGATAAAGGGAATtataaaaaggaaattatataaattttagtttctattaaaaaaagtttcataaaaatcaaaataaattgagatgtaattttaaaaaaaattatgttgataaaatattaataatgacaagtaaaattttattatttcaaattattct contains these protein-coding regions:
- the LOC116015748 gene encoding dynein light chain 1, cytoplasmic-like; translation: MSEDSQRNDGGALVAKPSAADDRKYASPPASSITVSKKVIINSADMKDDMQKEAVDIAIAAFEKNSLEKDVAEHIKEFDKKHDPIYPTAMAAGLGSSTQT